A genomic stretch from Enterobacter oligotrophicus includes:
- the pheP gene encoding phenylalanine transporter: MKDASSASGNGRAEASSDQNPTLQRGLQNRHIQLIALGGAIGTGLFLGIGPAIQMAGPAVLLGYGIAGIIAFLIMRQLGEMVVEEPVSGSFAHFAYKYWGPFAGFLSGWNYWVMFVLVGMAELTAAGIYMQYWLPDVPTWIWAAAFFIIINAVNLVNVRLYGETEFWFALIKVLAIIGMIGFGLWLLFSGHGGERATIDNLWQHGGFLATGWKGLILSLAVIMFSFGGLELIGITAAEARDPHKSIPKAVNQVVYRILLFYIGSLVVLLALYPWVEVKSDSSPFVMIFHDLDSNVVASALNFVILVASLSVYNSGVYSNSRMLFGLSVQGNAPKFLTRVSRRGVPVNSLFLSGAITSLVVLINYLLPKEAFGLLMALVVATLLLNWIMICLAHLRFRAAMRRKGRETQFKALLYPAGNYLCIAFLGLILVLMCTMDEMRLSAMLLPVWVVFLFIAFKLSRR; the protein is encoded by the coding sequence GTGAAAGACGCGTCATCCGCTTCAGGCAACGGTCGTGCTGAAGCCTCGTCGGATCAGAATCCGACGCTGCAACGTGGTTTGCAAAATCGACATATTCAGTTAATTGCCCTCGGCGGCGCTATCGGTACTGGGTTGTTTCTCGGCATCGGTCCCGCCATTCAGATGGCCGGTCCGGCGGTCCTGCTGGGTTATGGCATCGCCGGGATTATCGCCTTCCTGATCATGCGCCAGCTCGGCGAGATGGTTGTCGAAGAGCCGGTTTCAGGCTCGTTTGCACACTTTGCGTATAAATACTGGGGCCCGTTCGCCGGCTTCCTTTCCGGCTGGAACTACTGGGTGATGTTCGTGCTGGTGGGGATGGCGGAGCTGACTGCCGCAGGCATCTATATGCAGTATTGGCTCCCGGATGTTCCGACGTGGATCTGGGCCGCGGCCTTCTTCATCATTATTAACGCCGTTAACCTGGTGAACGTGCGTCTGTATGGCGAAACCGAGTTCTGGTTCGCGCTCATTAAGGTACTGGCGATCATCGGGATGATTGGCTTTGGCCTGTGGCTGCTGTTCTCCGGTCACGGCGGCGAGCGCGCCACCATCGACAACCTCTGGCAGCACGGCGGTTTCCTGGCAACCGGCTGGAAGGGGCTGATCCTCTCACTGGCGGTGATTATGTTCTCCTTCGGCGGGCTGGAACTGATTGGGATCACTGCGGCTGAAGCGCGCGATCCGCATAAAAGCATCCCGAAAGCGGTCAATCAGGTGGTGTACCGTATCCTGCTGTTTTATATCGGTTCGCTGGTGGTACTGCTGGCGCTCTATCCGTGGGTGGAAGTGAAATCCGACAGCAGCCCGTTTGTGATGATTTTCCACGATCTGGACAGCAACGTGGTGGCTTCGGCGCTGAACTTCGTCATCCTGGTAGCATCGCTGTCGGTCTATAACAGTGGGGTTTACTCCAACAGCCGTATGCTGTTTGGCCTCTCCGTACAGGGCAACGCGCCGAAGTTCCTCACCCGCGTCAGCCGCCGCGGCGTGCCGGTCAATTCGCTGTTTCTCTCTGGCGCTATTACGTCGCTGGTGGTCTTGATCAACTATCTGTTGCCGAAAGAGGCCTTTGGCCTGCTGATGGCGCTGGTTGTCGCCACGCTGCTGCTGAACTGGATCATGATCTGTCTGGCGCATCTGCGCTTTCGCGCCGCGATGCGTCGCAAGGGACGTGAGACACAGTTTAAGGCGCTGCTTTATCCGGCGGGCAACTACCTCTGTATCGCTTTCCTGGGGCTGATTCTGGTGCTGATGTGTACCATGGATGAGATGCGCCTTTCAGCGATGCTGCTGCCTGTGTGGGTGGTATTCCTGTTTATCGCGTTTAAGCTCTCTCGAAGGTAA